The Oreochromis niloticus isolate F11D_XX linkage group LG13, O_niloticus_UMD_NMBU, whole genome shotgun sequence genome has a window encoding:
- the ggps1 gene encoding geranylgeranyl pyrophosphate synthase isoform X1 translates to MDHGTEAAADRILLEPYKYLLQLPGKQVRTKLAQAFNHWLNVPEDKLQVIIEVTEMLHNASLLIDDIEDSSKLRRGFPVAHSIYGIPSVINSANYVYFLGLEKVLVLEHPEAVRVFTRQLLELHRGQGLDIHWRDTYTCPTEQEYRNMVLQKTGGLFGLAVGLMQLFSDWKQDLKPLLDTLGLFFQIRDDYANLSSREYSENKSFCEDLTEGKFSFPTIHAIWSRPESTQVQNILRQRTENMDIKRYCVDYLEKVGSFAYTRQTLRELEMEAYRLIREFGGNPQLESLVKHLSQMHHEAEATAESSGEPPSSQNH, encoded by the exons ATGGACCATGGCACGGAGGCTGCTGCTGACCGAATCTTGCTGGAACCATACAAATACTTGTTGCAACTGCCAG GAAAACAAGTGAGAACAAAACTCGCCCAAGCGTTTAACCACTGGCTCAATGTTCCCGAGGACAAACTGCAG GTGATCATTGAGGTGACTGAGATGCTACACAATGCCAGCCTGCTGATAGATGACATTGAGGATAGCTCCAAGCTGCGTCGAGGCTTCCCTGTGGCACACAGCATCTATGGCATTCCTTCTGTTATCAACTCGGCCAACTACGTCTACTTCCTGGGGTTGGAGAAGGTGCTGGTCCTggagcaccctgaggctgtgcGAGTGTTTACCCGTCAGCTTCTTGAGTTGCATCGCGGTCAGGGCCTCGACATCCACTGGAGAGACACCTACACCTGTCCCACCGAGCAGGAGTACCGCAACATGGTGCTGCAGAAGACAGGAGGGCTGTTCGGCCTCGCTGTAGGTCTGATGCAGCTCTTCTCAGACTGGAAGCAGGACCTGAAACCCCTCTTGGACACACTGGGCCTTTTTTTCCAGATCCGTGACGACTACGCCAACTTGAGTTCCCGTGAGTACAGCGAGAACAAGAGTTTCTGCGAGGACCTGACCGAGGGCAAGTTCTCCTTCCCCACCATTCATGCCATATGGTCACGTCCGGAGAGCACTCAGGTGCAGAACATCCTGAGGCAGCGCACGGAGAACATGGACATCAAACGATACTGCGTGGACTACCTGGAAAAGGTGGGCTCATTTGCTTACACCCGCCAGACTCTGCGGGAACTGGAGATGGAGGCCTACCGGCTCATTAGGGAGTTTGGGGGAAACCCTCAGCTGGAGAGCCTGGTCAAACATCTTAGCCAGATGCATCACGAGGCCGAGGCCACAGCCGAGTCTAGCGGTGAGCCGCCCTCCAGCCAAAACCACTGA
- the ggps1 gene encoding geranylgeranyl pyrophosphate synthase isoform X2, whose amino-acid sequence MARRLLLTESCWNHTNTCCNCQVIIEVTEMLHNASLLIDDIEDSSKLRRGFPVAHSIYGIPSVINSANYVYFLGLEKVLVLEHPEAVRVFTRQLLELHRGQGLDIHWRDTYTCPTEQEYRNMVLQKTGGLFGLAVGLMQLFSDWKQDLKPLLDTLGLFFQIRDDYANLSSREYSENKSFCEDLTEGKFSFPTIHAIWSRPESTQVQNILRQRTENMDIKRYCVDYLEKVGSFAYTRQTLRELEMEAYRLIREFGGNPQLESLVKHLSQMHHEAEATAESSGEPPSSQNH is encoded by the exons ATGGCACGGAGGCTGCTGCTGACCGAATCTTGCTGGAACCATACAAATACTTGTTGCAACTGCCAG GTGATCATTGAGGTGACTGAGATGCTACACAATGCCAGCCTGCTGATAGATGACATTGAGGATAGCTCCAAGCTGCGTCGAGGCTTCCCTGTGGCACACAGCATCTATGGCATTCCTTCTGTTATCAACTCGGCCAACTACGTCTACTTCCTGGGGTTGGAGAAGGTGCTGGTCCTggagcaccctgaggctgtgcGAGTGTTTACCCGTCAGCTTCTTGAGTTGCATCGCGGTCAGGGCCTCGACATCCACTGGAGAGACACCTACACCTGTCCCACCGAGCAGGAGTACCGCAACATGGTGCTGCAGAAGACAGGAGGGCTGTTCGGCCTCGCTGTAGGTCTGATGCAGCTCTTCTCAGACTGGAAGCAGGACCTGAAACCCCTCTTGGACACACTGGGCCTTTTTTTCCAGATCCGTGACGACTACGCCAACTTGAGTTCCCGTGAGTACAGCGAGAACAAGAGTTTCTGCGAGGACCTGACCGAGGGCAAGTTCTCCTTCCCCACCATTCATGCCATATGGTCACGTCCGGAGAGCACTCAGGTGCAGAACATCCTGAGGCAGCGCACGGAGAACATGGACATCAAACGATACTGCGTGGACTACCTGGAAAAGGTGGGCTCATTTGCTTACACCCGCCAGACTCTGCGGGAACTGGAGATGGAGGCCTACCGGCTCATTAGGGAGTTTGGGGGAAACCCTCAGCTGGAGAGCCTGGTCAAACATCTTAGCCAGATGCATCACGAGGCCGAGGCCACAGCCGAGTCTAGCGGTGAGCCGCCCTCCAGCCAAAACCACTGA